In a genomic window of Occallatibacter riparius:
- a CDS encoding flagellar biosynthetic protein FliO: MKTPNPAVPGGLAGWILARWKNRGRVQPRLALLERISLAPRQTLSLVEAEGRRFLIAISPDGSPAFFALDGPAPAKRSGRISW, encoded by the coding sequence ATGAAGACCCCAAACCCTGCGGTGCCCGGCGGACTGGCCGGTTGGATTCTCGCCCGGTGGAAGAACCGCGGCCGCGTACAACCGCGTCTCGCACTCCTTGAGCGCATCAGCCTCGCTCCGCGCCAGACGCTCTCGCTCGTTGAGGCCGAAGGCCGCCGCTTCCTCATCGCCATCTCGCCCGACGGTTCTCCGGCCTTCTTCGCGCTCGATGGGCCCGCACCTGCGAAGCGCTCCGGGAGGATCTCGTGGTAG
- a CDS encoding flagellar biosynthetic protein FliQ, producing the protein MTADMVAELLRQLMREAMILSAPVLVIAALLSFVLSLVQTLTSLQDQSLTTVPRLVVVAAVLLVGMPWFLGRMTEYTRVLLMDLHKYLG; encoded by the coding sequence ATGACCGCCGACATGGTTGCCGAGTTACTGCGCCAGCTCATGCGCGAAGCCATGATCCTCTCCGCGCCCGTTCTCGTCATTGCGGCTCTGCTGAGCTTCGTTCTCAGCCTGGTCCAGACCCTCACCAGCCTCCAGGATCAGTCGCTCACCACCGTTCCACGCCTGGTCGTAGTCGCCGCGGTTCTGCTCGTCGGCATGCCATGGTTCCTTGGCCGCATGACGGAGTACACGCGGGTCCTCCTCATGGACCTGCACAAGTATCTGGGATGA
- the pdxT gene encoding pyridoxal 5'-phosphate synthase glutaminase subunit PdxT codes for MTGDTTRPRIGVLAIQGNFAAHAEALTEAGAEAVEVRNPEELDGLDGLIIPGGESTTMLKFLERRRFFDALKEFVQARPTFGTCAGAILLAKEVRHPAQKSLGALDAVVERNAYGRQIDSSIETAPSSLPGDPLEMVFIRAPRIVEAGPGVEVLARRDGFPVLVRQGKLMAATFHPELSQDRRVHRQFVEMAREEKRK; via the coding sequence TTGACGGGAGACACGACGCGGCCGCGGATTGGGGTGCTGGCGATTCAGGGGAATTTTGCGGCGCATGCCGAGGCTCTGACGGAGGCGGGAGCCGAGGCGGTAGAGGTTCGCAATCCCGAAGAACTGGATGGGCTGGATGGGCTCATCATTCCCGGGGGCGAGTCGACGACCATGCTGAAGTTCCTGGAGCGGCGGCGGTTCTTCGACGCGCTCAAAGAGTTTGTGCAGGCGCGGCCGACGTTCGGCACATGCGCGGGGGCGATTCTGCTGGCGAAGGAAGTGCGTCACCCGGCGCAGAAGAGTTTGGGAGCGCTGGATGCGGTGGTGGAGCGGAACGCGTACGGGCGACAGATCGATTCGAGTATCGAGACTGCGCCGTCTTCCCTTCCCGGCGATCCGCTGGAGATGGTTTTTATTCGCGCACCGCGCATCGTGGAGGCTGGTCCGGGCGTCGAAGTATTAGCGCGCCGCGACGGATTTCCTGTGCTGGTTCGGCAGGGGAAGTTGATGGCGGCGACGTTTCATCCGGAGCTGTCGCAGGACAGGCGCGTGCACCGTCAGTTTGTCGAGATGGCAAGGGAAGAAAAGCGGAAATAA
- the fliP gene encoding flagellar type III secretion system pore protein FliP (The bacterial flagellar biogenesis protein FliP forms a type III secretion system (T3SS)-type pore required for flagellar assembly.) has product MVVLLAAARNASVPLLPDLNSKLHASDSTPWTIVFVLTLITLLPAILMAMTPLVRLTVVFHFLRQALGTQTAPSNTTLLGLALMMTWFLMTPVLTLVDQQAVEPFRSGQITGMEAIDRGAQPVKHFMLHYAREKDLALFTAAGQIQRPNSPDDLPMRVVIPAYVLSELKAGFAIGAVLFLPFLLIDMVTASITTSIGMFQLPPVVVSTPLKILLFVMVDGWNLLASSLLKSF; this is encoded by the coding sequence GTGGTAGTTCTCCTCGCCGCCGCGCGCAATGCTTCGGTGCCGCTGTTGCCCGATCTGAACTCGAAGCTGCACGCCTCCGACTCGACCCCCTGGACGATCGTCTTCGTCCTCACGCTCATCACTCTGCTGCCCGCAATCCTGATGGCCATGACGCCGCTGGTGCGACTCACCGTCGTCTTCCACTTTCTGCGCCAGGCGCTCGGCACGCAGACTGCGCCCTCGAACACCACATTGCTCGGCTTGGCTCTGATGATGACGTGGTTTCTGATGACGCCGGTCCTCACCCTGGTTGATCAGCAGGCCGTCGAGCCCTTTCGCTCCGGCCAGATCACCGGCATGGAAGCCATCGACCGCGGCGCGCAGCCTGTGAAGCACTTCATGCTGCACTATGCCCGCGAGAAGGACCTGGCGCTATTCACCGCTGCCGGCCAGATCCAGCGGCCCAACTCGCCCGACGACCTGCCCATGCGCGTCGTCATTCCGGCCTACGTGCTCTCCGAGCTCAAAGCTGGGTTCGCTATCGGAGCTGTCCTCTTTCTGCCATTTCTGCTCATCGACATGGTGACCGCTTCGATCACCACATCGATCGGCATGTTCCAGTTGCCGCCCGTTGTTGTGTCCACGCCGCTCAAAATTCTGCTCTTCGTCATGGTGGATGGCTGGAACCTGCTGGCCAGCTCGCTGTTGAAGAGCTTTTAG
- the pdxS gene encoding pyridoxal 5'-phosphate synthase lyase subunit PdxS, which produces MSELNGNKSFTGTSLRLKVGLAEMLKGGVIMDVMNVEQARIAEEAGATSVMALERVPAMIRAEGGVARMASPKLIKGIIDAVSIPVMAKARIGHFAEAQILQELGVDFIDESEVLTPADEVHHIDKHAFTTPFVCGARNLGEALRRIAEGAAMIRTKGEAGTGDVVHAVQHMRQIVKEMKALTVLSEQELYAAAKEHQAPYELIRMVAQTGKLPVPNFSAGGIATPADAALMMQLGAEAIFVGSGIFMKERATPLDVENDPKERAEAVSRAKAIVVATTHYNDAKILAEVSEQVTGTMKGLAAAAIEEKELLQTRGW; this is translated from the coding sequence ATGTCTGAACTGAATGGAAACAAGAGCTTTACGGGAACGAGCCTGCGTCTGAAGGTAGGGCTGGCTGAGATGCTGAAGGGCGGCGTCATCATGGACGTGATGAACGTGGAGCAGGCCCGGATTGCGGAGGAAGCGGGCGCCACTTCGGTGATGGCGCTGGAGCGCGTGCCGGCGATGATCCGCGCCGAGGGCGGCGTGGCTCGCATGGCAAGTCCCAAGCTGATCAAAGGCATCATTGACGCGGTTTCCATTCCGGTGATGGCCAAGGCGCGGATCGGGCACTTTGCCGAGGCGCAGATTCTGCAGGAGCTCGGCGTCGACTTTATCGATGAGAGCGAAGTGCTGACACCGGCCGATGAGGTTCACCATATCGACAAGCATGCGTTCACCACTCCATTTGTGTGCGGCGCGCGGAACCTGGGCGAGGCGCTGCGGCGCATTGCCGAGGGCGCGGCGATGATCCGCACCAAGGGCGAAGCGGGAACAGGCGACGTGGTTCACGCCGTGCAGCACATGCGGCAGATCGTCAAGGAGATGAAGGCCCTCACCGTTCTGAGCGAGCAGGAGCTCTACGCGGCTGCCAAGGAGCACCAGGCTCCTTATGAGCTGATCCGGATGGTGGCGCAGACGGGCAAGCTGCCGGTGCCGAACTTCTCGGCTGGCGGCATTGCTACGCCGGCGGATGCAGCGCTGATGATGCAGTTGGGCGCCGAGGCGATCTTCGTTGGGTCCGGCATCTTCATGAAGGAACGGGCGACTCCGCTGGACGTGGAGAACGATCCGAAGGAGCGCGCGGAGGCGGTTTCGCGGGCGAAGGCGATTGTGGTTGCTACGACGCACTACAACGACGCGAAGATCCTGGCCGAAGTGAGCGAGCAGGTGACCGGCACGATGAAGGGCCTGGCGGCAGCGGCGATTGAAGAGAAGGAACTTCTGCAGACCCGCGGCTGGTAA
- a CDS encoding FliM/FliN family flagellar motor C-terminal domain-containing protein — protein sequence MSCFWSTGCILPSRMAAAAHPVTPPPPLQPPPASAAETETALVQAETPAPLQRSEIDADSVVGRLPVELEIGVPVHDFRVRNLLALEPGVIVGSHWSHGDDLPLRAGNVQLAWTEFEVVINNLAARITRIA from the coding sequence ATGTCCTGCTTCTGGTCAACCGGCTGCATACTTCCAAGCCGCATGGCCGCCGCAGCACATCCCGTCACGCCGCCACCGCCGCTTCAGCCGCCGCCGGCCAGCGCCGCAGAAACCGAAACCGCCCTGGTGCAGGCCGAGACTCCAGCTCCGCTCCAGCGTTCTGAGATCGATGCCGATTCCGTAGTCGGTCGTCTGCCGGTGGAACTCGAAATCGGCGTGCCCGTTCACGACTTTCGTGTTCGCAACCTGCTGGCGCTCGAGCCAGGCGTCATCGTCGGCTCCCATTGGAGCCACGGCGACGACCTTCCGCTCCGTGCCGGGAACGTGCAGCTGGCCTGGACCGAGTTCGAGGTCGTCATCAACAACCTGGCAGCACGCATCACCCGCATCGCCTGA